One window from the genome of Paraclostridium sordellii encodes:
- a CDS encoding metal ABC transporter substrate-binding protein → MRKITVIVMSTLLMISSILTGCTRTESKENDKNHISSNKDKLKIVTTLFPQYDFAKQIAGDKADVKMILSPGQDSHSFEPTPEDIKKIQNADIFIYNGGEAEEWIEKIIDSVDTKKVNAIKMMDYVKAVKEEEVEGMEPEVEYDHDKEKSHKPDENDNHNHDEEYDEHIWTSPKNAKNMVEAIKNTLVKVDSTNEKYYNANYENYTKKLDELDKSLTNTAANAKRKMIVLGDKFPFRYLAKDYGLTYRAAFNGCSTQTEPSIETVTYLIKTVRENKIPVIYHIEMSNKKIAKTISDETGAKVLLLHSAHNVTKEDFDKGITYIDIMNNNIGNLKEGLQ, encoded by the coding sequence ATGAGAAAAATTACTGTTATTGTAATGTCTACACTTTTAATGATATCGTCGATATTAACGGGATGTACTAGAACTGAAAGTAAAGAAAATGATAAAAATCATATCAGTTCCAACAAAGATAAATTAAAAATAGTTACAACTCTATTTCCTCAATATGACTTTGCAAAGCAGATAGCTGGAGATAAGGCAGATGTAAAAATGATCTTATCTCCAGGGCAAGATAGTCATTCCTTTGAGCCAACACCAGAAGATATAAAGAAAATTCAAAATGCAGATATATTTATTTATAATGGAGGAGAAGCAGAGGAATGGATTGAAAAAATAATAGACTCTGTAGACACAAAAAAGGTAAATGCTATTAAGATGATGGATTATGTAAAAGCTGTTAAAGAAGAGGAAGTAGAAGGTATGGAACCTGAAGTTGAATATGACCACGATAAGGAAAAATCACATAAACCTGATGAGAATGACAATCACAATCATGATGAAGAGTATGATGAACATATCTGGACATCACCTAAAAATGCAAAGAATATGGTAGAAGCTATTAAAAATACTTTAGTTAAAGTAGATAGTACCAATGAAAAATATTATAATGCAAATTATGAAAATTATACGAAAAAGCTTGATGAATTAGATAAATCCCTTACAAATACAGCAGCTAATGCTAAAAGAAAGATGATTGTTTTGGGAGATAAATTTCCGTTTAGATATCTTGCAAAGGATTACGGGCTAACATATAGAGCAGCTTTTAACGGATGTAGTACACAAACAGAACCGAGTATTGAGACAGTTACATACTTAATAAAAACAGTAAGAGAAAATAAGATTCCAGTTATATATCATATTGAAATGAGTAATAAAAAAATAGCTAAAACTATTAGTGACGAAACAGGAGCTAAAGTTTTATTATTACATTCAGCACACAATGTTACAAAGGAAGATTTTGATAAAGGAATTACATACATAGATATAATGAACAATAATATAGGTAATCTGAAGGAAGGTTTACAATAA
- a CDS encoding metal ABC transporter ATP-binding protein, whose translation MNLVEFENISFSYENKLVAKDISFTVSKGDYLCIIGENGSGKSTLIKGILGLVKPCKGSIFISEELKDSTIGYIPQQSDIQRNFPATVYEVVLSGCIKRNSLFPFYRKSDKVLAHENMEKMKISDLKNKCYSDLSGGQQQRVLIARALCATDKLIVMDEPITGLDQKTTLNLYDMLHNLNKNYGLSIIMVSHDIKTSLNYANKVVHMKNRMLFCGYVKDYKQSECGKKFLGGEIND comes from the coding sequence ATGAACTTAGTAGAGTTTGAGAATATCAGTTTTTCATATGAAAATAAACTTGTAGCAAAGGATATTAGTTTTACTGTTTCAAAAGGGGATTATTTATGCATTATAGGTGAAAATGGCTCAGGGAAAAGTACATTGATAAAGGGAATATTGGGTTTAGTAAAGCCATGTAAGGGGAGTATTTTCATAAGTGAAGAATTAAAAGATTCGACTATTGGATATATACCACAACAAAGTGATATACAAAGAAACTTTCCAGCAACAGTTTATGAGGTTGTATTATCTGGGTGTATAAAAAGAAATAGTTTATTTCCATTTTATAGAAAGTCAGATAAAGTTCTAGCTCATGAAAATATGGAAAAAATGAAAATATCTGATTTGAAAAATAAGTGCTATAGTGATTTATCAGGAGGACAACAACAGAGAGTTCTTATTGCAAGAGCTTTATGCGCCACAGATAAGTTGATTGTAATGGATGAACCTATAACTGGATTAGATCAAAAAACTACATTAAATCTTTATGATATGCTACATAATTTAAATAAAAACTACGGACTGTCTATTATTATGGTATCTCATGATATAAAAACATCTTTAAATTATGCTAATAAAGTAGTGCATATGAAAAATAGAATGTTGTTTTGTGGATATGTAAAAGACTATAAACAGAGTGAGTGTGGAAAAAAGTTTTTAGGTGGTGAGATTAATGATTAG
- a CDS encoding metal ABC transporter permease: MISVVLEMMSYPFIVRAMIVGILVSLCSSLLGVSLVLKKYSMIGEGLSHVSFGAIAIAVALGVSPLKISIPIVVIVAFLLLRIKESSKIKGDSAIALISSSSLAIGVISIAITTGMNTDVCNYMFGSILAMSKNDVYLSVVLSIVVIFLFTIYYNKIFAITFDENFTKSTGINVNFYNMMIAILTAITIVLGMRMMGAMLISSLIIFPSIISMKIFKSFKSVVMSSGIVSILSFCIGMTISYKFSTPTGASIVVVNIIIFILSIIVEKVKSNNRSYI, from the coding sequence ATGATTAGTGTAGTGTTAGAAATGATGTCTTATCCATTTATTGTAAGAGCTATGATAGTGGGAATTTTAGTATCATTATGTAGTTCCTTATTAGGTGTAAGTTTAGTTTTAAAAAAATACTCAATGATTGGGGAAGGACTATCCCATGTTTCATTTGGAGCTATAGCTATAGCTGTAGCTTTAGGTGTTTCACCATTGAAGATATCAATACCTATTGTTGTAATAGTAGCATTTTTATTATTGAGAATTAAAGAGAGTAGTAAAATAAAAGGTGATTCTGCTATAGCGCTTATATCATCTAGTTCTCTAGCTATTGGAGTAATATCAATAGCGATAACAACTGGAATGAATACAGATGTTTGTAATTATATGTTTGGAAGCATTCTAGCTATGAGTAAAAATGATGTATATTTAAGTGTAGTTTTATCAATAGTAGTTATATTTTTATTTACTATTTATTATAATAAAATATTTGCAATTACCTTTGATGAAAACTTTACAAAATCAACTGGTATAAATGTAAATTTTTATAATATGATGATAGCTATTTTAACAGCTATAACTATTGTACTTGGAATGAGAATGATGGGAGCTATGCTTATATCAAGTCTAATTATTTTTCCATCTATAATATCAATGAAAATATTTAAAAGTTTTAAGTCTGTAGTAATGAGTTCCGGGATAGTATCTATATTATCATTTTGTATTGGTATGACTATATCGTATAAATTTTCAACACCTACAGGCGCAAGTATTGTAGTAGTAAATATAATTATTTTTATACTATCTATAATAGTAGAGAAAGTAAAAAGTAATAATAGGAGTTACATATGA
- a CDS encoding TIGR03943 family putative permease subunit, with amino-acid sequence MKVVRNLIIVLFLLLLTGCSSTQVTVENHKKIVDPGNDTNKIENKKDSIASNDGTPIEIKEKMFIAQLDDIFNNSDDYIGRTIKIEGLYNALEADGKTLNYVYRHSPGCCGNDGIVCIEFVGNDKMMMPNPDDWIEVIGKIERYKDKTANSVRIQLETLNIKTQRGAEFVSQ; translated from the coding sequence ATGAAAGTGGTAAGAAATTTAATAATAGTTTTATTTTTATTATTACTTACTGGGTGCTCAAGTACTCAAGTAACAGTAGAAAATCATAAAAAGATAGTTGATCCAGGCAACGATACTAATAAAATAGAAAATAAAAAAGATTCCATTGCTTCTAATGATGGGACTCCTATAGAAATTAAAGAAAAAATGTTTATAGCTCAACTTGATGATATTTTTAATAATTCAGATGATTATATTGGTAGAACTATAAAAATAGAGGGGTTATACAACGCTCTTGAGGCTGATGGTAAAACTCTTAATTATGTTTATAGGCATTCACCAGGATGCTGTGGAAATGATGGAATAGTATGTATTGAGTTTGTAGGAAATGATAAAATGATGATGCCAAATCCAGATGATTGGATAGAAGTAATTGGTAAAATAGAGAGATACAAAGATAAAACTGCCAATAGTGTTAGAATTCAATTAGAAACATTGAATATTAAAACTCAAAGAGGTGCAGAATTTGTAAGTCAATAA
- a CDS encoding rhodanese-like domain-containing protein, with protein MKKKLISAIIGITMIAIAAVGCSKPSNDSKDTSKEKSNVKAEQVDAKKVFVSPQWVQSVIDKNQPDSKNYIIGEVSWGTYKDSPTYTKGHIPGAIHIDTSSVESEPIWNISDPKVVEKNMLDLGITKDKTVILYGNDISAVSRVAYAYLWAGVENVKVLNGGIEAWEKAGYKTETKVEKPTPAKDFGTTVPAHPEYWMSIDQVQKKLKDDSNFRLVSIRSKEEFDGKTSGYTYIDRAGEPKGAVWGHAGSDPYNMQDYLHKDGTVITAEEMEKLWSDSDINKNNELSFYCGTGWRAAVPWLIAYDAGWKNMTVYDGGWNEWQMHNNLPVQVGDPNSGNCEYTTVGKLPTDKAAKK; from the coding sequence ATGAAAAAAAAGTTAATTAGTGCGATAATTGGTATAACAATGATAGCAATAGCCGCAGTAGGATGCAGTAAACCTTCAAATGATTCAAAAGATACATCAAAAGAAAAATCAAATGTAAAAGCAGAACAAGTAGATGCAAAAAAAGTCTTTGTATCTCCACAATGGGTACAAAGTGTAATAGATAAAAATCAACCAGATTCTAAGAATTATATTATAGGAGAAGTTTCATGGGGGACTTATAAAGATAGTCCAACTTATACAAAAGGCCACATTCCAGGAGCAATACATATAGATACTTCAAGTGTAGAATCTGAACCAATTTGGAATATATCAGATCCTAAAGTGGTTGAAAAGAACATGTTAGATTTAGGAATAACAAAAGATAAAACTGTTATATTATATGGAAATGATATTTCGGCAGTAAGTAGGGTAGCATATGCTTATCTTTGGGCTGGAGTTGAAAATGTAAAAGTTTTAAATGGTGGAATTGAAGCTTGGGAAAAAGCAGGTTATAAAACAGAAACTAAAGTTGAAAAACCAACACCAGCAAAAGATTTTGGGACAACTGTTCCAGCACACCCAGAATACTGGATGTCTATAGATCAAGTTCAAAAGAAATTAAAAGACGATTCAAACTTCCGTTTAGTAAGTATAAGAAGTAAAGAAGAGTTTGACGGAAAAACAAGTGGATATACTTATATAGATAGAGCTGGTGAACCTAAAGGTGCAGTTTGGGGACATGCAGGAAGTGATCCATATAACATGCAAGATTACCTACACAAAGATGGAACTGTTATAACAGCAGAAGAAATGGAAAAATTATGGTCAGATTCTGATATCAATAAAAACAATGAACTTTCATTCTACTGTGGAACTGGTTGGAGAGCTGCAGTTCCGTGGTTAATAGCTTATGATGCAGGATGGAAAAACATGACAGTATATGATGGTGGATGGAACGAATGGCAAATGCACAATAATCTTCCTGTACAAGTAGGGGATCCAAATAGTGGAAATTGTGAATATACTACTGTAGGTAAATTACCAACAGATAAAGCTGCAAAAAAATAA
- a CDS encoding VOC family protein → MINKIGKITIYVENQEEAKRFWIEKMNFIVKLEQPMGPKMKWVEVGPSEDEFTTFIIYEKNIMKAQNPDANVAHPNIILSTDDIESTYNEMKSKGIQVEDLMIMPYGKMFKFKDQDNNEYLVREDRY, encoded by the coding sequence ATGATAAATAAAATAGGGAAAATAACAATATATGTAGAGAATCAAGAAGAAGCTAAAAGGTTTTGGATTGAGAAAATGAACTTTATTGTCAAATTAGAACAACCTATGGGACCAAAGATGAAGTGGGTAGAAGTTGGACCAAGTGAAGATGAATTTACAACTTTTATAATATATGAAAAAAATATAATGAAAGCTCAAAATCCAGATGCTAATGTAGCTCACCCAAATATAATACTAAGTACTGATGATATAGAAAGTACTTATAACGAAATGAAATCAAAAGGTATACAAGTTGAAGATTTGATGATAATGCCATATGGAAAGATGTTTAAATTTAAAGATCAAGATAATAATGAGTACTTAGTTAGAGAAGATAGATATTAA
- a CDS encoding YdeI/OmpD-associated family protein, with the protein MIYNFEATIKKIPDKDATFIEIPFNVEKEFGSKRVKVKAKFDGINYRGSIVSMGNGCYMIGITKAIRKEIGKDTGDNLFVEIEKDEEVREIELPKDFKVELEKNKIALKFYDNLSYSSKRKYYQWITSAKKEETRRKRINEAIFKLESNVKL; encoded by the coding sequence ATGATTTATAATTTTGAAGCTACAATAAAAAAGATTCCAGATAAAGATGCTACATTCATTGAAATACCTTTTAATGTTGAAAAAGAATTTGGATCAAAAAGAGTCAAAGTAAAGGCTAAATTTGATGGTATTAATTATAGAGGATCTATTGTAAGTATGGGAAATGGATGTTATATGATTGGGATTACGAAAGCTATAAGAAAAGAAATTGGAAAAGATACTGGAGATAATTTATTTGTAGAAATAGAAAAAGATGAAGAAGTACGAGAAATAGAACTACCAAAAGATTTTAAGGTAGAATTAGAAAAAAATAAAATAGCCTTAAAGTTTTATGATAATTTGTCTTATTCATCAAAAAGAAAATATTATCAATGGATAACAAGTGCTAAAAAAGAAGAAACAAGACGAAAAAGAATTAACGAAGCTATTTTTAAGTTAGAATCAAATGTAAAACTATAG
- the bcp gene encoding thioredoxin-dependent thiol peroxidase has translation MLEIGVKAPEFKLQDKDGNLVSLSDFKNKKVVLYFYPKDSTPGCTKQACSFRDNYENFKSKDVVVIGISKDTVKSHERFAQKNELPFILLSDPELETIKAYDVWKEKKLYGKIGFGVVRTTYIIDENGLIEKVYDKVKPDKNVGELLEYLG, from the coding sequence ATGTTAGAAATAGGAGTAAAAGCACCTGAATTTAAATTACAAGATAAAGATGGGAATTTAGTAAGTTTATCAGACTTTAAAAATAAAAAAGTAGTTTTATATTTTTATCCAAAAGATAGTACTCCAGGATGTACTAAGCAAGCATGCTCATTTAGGGATAACTATGAAAATTTTAAATCAAAAGATGTTGTAGTTATAGGTATTAGTAAAGATACTGTAAAATCTCATGAAAGATTTGCTCAAAAAAATGAATTACCATTTATATTATTATCAGACCCTGAGCTTGAGACTATAAAAGCCTATGATGTGTGGAAAGAAAAGAAACTATATGGGAAAATTGGATTTGGAGTTGTAAGAACTACTTATATTATAGATGAAAATGGACTTATAGAAAAAGTATACGACAAAGTTAAACCAGATAAAAATGTAGGAGAGTTATTAGAATACTTAGGATAG
- a CDS encoding peptide MFS transporter: MESSVKTKKKYPLGFYVCSLSFTFERMAFYSSKWLIAIFIAASVAKGGLGLTPADGAKMTANLVAFTYLTPILGGFIADKWINPRLCVPLGSILMGLGYMCGWQASVQSSFTYVWLMILLVSIGTGLFKGNLSGINGRLFDNKEDLDGAFSIQYSFVNIGSFIGTTFVSFIAYSTIGFGGTFLVCAALLFLDAIWFVVGGKLTFGEVGKKPFKVDEVTETSGKKVEKVEDDPLTKKEKLRVGAILLVTLFSIVFWVVWYLTSMPILYHWGPDFDYANKANWMIGNFTVPSSWFDSLNALCCIVLGPILARVWAKKAKSKKGDLSMFKKTALGMLFLGVAFGVMALAEVVRGDGQANLMWIVMVGVLMSLGEMVFSPLGNSFISKFSPAKLLGLMMGIWPVAVFIAGKAYGYLYEYLSKFSFAPAYALVGVIVLVCGILLWSLDKKLNKLVED; this comes from the coding sequence ATGGAAAGTTCAGTAAAAACTAAAAAGAAATATCCTTTAGGCTTTTATGTTTGTTCTTTATCTTTTACATTTGAGCGTATGGCGTTTTATTCTTCAAAATGGTTAATAGCAATATTCATAGCTGCATCAGTGGCAAAAGGTGGACTTGGATTAACTCCTGCTGATGGGGCTAAAATGACAGCTAACTTAGTTGCATTTACTTACTTAACTCCGATACTTGGAGGTTTTATTGCAGATAAATGGATAAATCCTAGATTATGCGTACCTTTAGGTTCGATACTTATGGGACTTGGGTATATGTGTGGATGGCAAGCATCAGTTCAATCATCATTTACATATGTGTGGTTAATGATACTTCTTGTATCAATAGGTACAGGATTATTTAAAGGAAATTTATCAGGTATAAATGGTAGATTATTTGATAATAAAGAAGATCTTGATGGAGCATTCTCTATTCAATATTCATTTGTTAATATAGGTTCATTTATAGGAACAACTTTTGTATCTTTCATAGCTTACTCTACAATAGGATTTGGTGGGACATTCTTGGTATGTGCAGCGCTATTATTCTTAGATGCAATTTGGTTTGTAGTTGGAGGTAAGCTAACTTTTGGTGAAGTTGGTAAAAAACCTTTTAAAGTTGATGAAGTTACAGAAACATCTGGAAAGAAAGTTGAAAAGGTTGAAGATGATCCTTTAACTAAAAAAGAAAAATTAAGAGTTGGAGCAATTTTACTAGTTACATTGTTCTCTATAGTATTCTGGGTAGTTTGGTACTTAACTAGTATGCCAATATTATATCATTGGGGACCAGATTTTGATTATGCTAACAAAGCAAACTGGATGATAGGAAACTTTACAGTACCATCTTCATGGTTTGATTCTTTAAATGCTTTATGTTGTATAGTTCTTGGACCTATATTAGCAAGGGTTTGGGCTAAAAAGGCAAAATCTAAAAAAGGTGATTTAAGTATGTTCAAGAAAACTGCATTAGGGATGTTATTCTTAGGAGTGGCATTTGGAGTAATGGCATTAGCTGAAGTAGTAAGAGGCGATGGTCAAGCTAACCTAATGTGGATAGTAATGGTTGGGGTACTAATGTCACTTGGTGAAATGGTGTTCTCACCACTTGGAAACTCATTTATAAGTAAGTTCTCCCCTGCAAAACTATTAGGATTAATGATGGGTATATGGCCAGTTGCAGTATTTATAGCTGGTAAAGCTTATGGATACTTATATGAGTATTTATCAAAATTCTCATTTGCACCAGCATATGCATTAGTAGGAGTAATAGTACTGGTATGTGGTATACTGCTTTGGAGTCTGGATAAGAAATTAAATAAACTTGTAGAAGATTAA
- the dapB gene encoding 4-hydroxy-tetrahydrodipicolinate reductase: MIKVILSGLGNTGIEILKCIKETEGVDLSCVVSEFDLKDESFKVYKKFKYIKEKADVIIDFSKPSRIDEILDYAINNEVPIVIGTTGYTEEQNKKILKASKLIPVFKSSNTSIGITVMLRLINIATKLLDEFDIEIIEKHHNRKTDCPCGTAYMTADVIKELRYELENIYGRKGRDCSRQKNELGIHTIRGGTIIGENDVIFSGEDEVLEIKHRASSNIIFAKGAVMACKYLIDKQPGYYDMNDVLTIE; the protein is encoded by the coding sequence ATGATAAAGGTAATTTTAAGTGGCTTGGGAAATACAGGTATAGAAATTTTAAAATGCATAAAAGAAACTGAAGGGGTAGATTTGTCATGTGTAGTATCAGAATTTGATTTAAAGGATGAGTCTTTCAAAGTTTATAAAAAATTTAAATATATAAAAGAAAAAGCAGATGTTATAATAGATTTTTCAAAACCATCTAGAATAGATGAAATATTAGACTATGCTATAAATAATGAGGTTCCTATAGTAATAGGAACAACAGGATATACAGAAGAACAAAATAAAAAAATTTTAAAAGCTTCTAAATTAATCCCAGTTTTTAAATCTTCAAATACATCAATTGGTATAACTGTTATGCTTAGATTAATAAATATAGCAACTAAATTATTAGATGAATTTGATATAGAGATTATAGAAAAACACCATAATAGAAAAACTGATTGTCCATGTGGAACTGCTTATATGACGGCGGATGTTATAAAAGAATTAAGGTATGAACTGGAAAATATCTATGGTAGAAAAGGTAGAGATTGTTCTAGACAAAAAAATGAACTTGGAATTCATACTATAAGAGGTGGAACTATAATAGGAGAAAATGATGTTATTTTTTCAGGAGAAGATGAAGTTTTAGAAATAAAACATAGGGCAAGTTCTAATATTATTTTTGCTAAAGGAGCTGTAATGGCTTGTAAGTATTTAATTGATAAACAACCAGGATACTATGACATGAATGATGTTTTAACAATAGAATAG
- a CDS encoding helix-turn-helix domain-containing protein, whose product MDCKKIGNLIYQLRKEKNMTQKQIADEMNISDKAISKWERGQGCPDVSLLPELAYILGTSVDEILSGEINLNESVGGNMNKLKFYVCPQCNNLMTATGDATISCCGKKIEPLNAKKSEDEHTLNVEPVEDELFITSKHDMKKEHYISFLAYVRGDRVIIVKQYPEWNLEFRLRKRGHGRLYFYCTNDGLFYQTI is encoded by the coding sequence ATGGATTGTAAAAAGATTGGTAACTTGATATACCAACTGAGAAAAGAAAAAAATATGACACAAAAACAAATTGCTGATGAAATGAATATAAGCGATAAAGCAATAAGCAAATGGGAGAGAGGTCAAGGCTGTCCTGATGTATCATTACTTCCGGAGTTAGCTTATATATTAGGTACAAGTGTTGATGAAATTTTATCAGGTGAAATAAATTTAAACGAATCAGTAGGAGGAAATATGAACAAATTAAAATTTTATGTATGTCCACAGTGCAATAACTTAATGACAGCTACAGGAGATGCAACTATATCTTGCTGTGGAAAGAAGATAGAACCATTAAATGCTAAAAAATCAGAAGATGAACATACTCTTAACGTAGAACCAGTAGAAGATGAGCTATTTATAACTTCTAAACATGATATGAAAAAAGAACATTATATATCATTTTTAGCTTATGTAAGAGGAGATAGAGTGATTATCGTGAAACAATATCCAGAGTGGAATTTAGAATTTAGATTAAGAAAAAGAGGTCATGGAAGACTATATTTCTACTGTACAAATGATGGATTATTCTATCAAACTATATAA
- a CDS encoding ABC transporter ATP-binding protein, whose translation MAKILEVKNLKKSYGDQKNTQTILNGIDLEINKGEFVGVMGPSGAGKSTLLNIVSTIDTPSSGEIKIEGKNTTNLDNKQIAKFRRTSLGFIFQDFNLLDTLSVKDNIALPLALARANMNEINTKVNSIATTLGIQDLLNKYPYEISGGQKQRTACARAIITNPSLILADEPTGALDSKSSTDLLNAMTRLNEEQDATIMMVTHDAFAASYCKRVLFIKDGIIFKEIMRKGSRKEFLNKILDALSLIGGGDNGLI comes from the coding sequence ATGGCAAAAATACTTGAAGTTAAAAATTTAAAAAAATCATATGGGGATCAAAAAAATACTCAAACAATATTAAATGGAATAGATTTAGAAATAAACAAAGGAGAATTCGTTGGAGTAATGGGTCCATCCGGAGCTGGTAAAAGTACACTTTTAAACATAGTTTCTACTATAGATACACCCTCAAGTGGGGAAATTAAAATTGAGGGTAAAAATACAACTAATTTAGATAATAAACAAATTGCTAAATTTAGAAGAACAAGCTTAGGTTTTATATTCCAAGATTTTAATTTATTAGATACTTTATCTGTAAAAGATAATATTGCACTTCCGCTAGCTCTTGCTCGTGCAAATATGAATGAAATCAATACAAAGGTAAATTCGATAGCTACGACATTAGGGATACAAGATCTACTTAATAAATATCCGTATGAAATATCAGGAGGGCAAAAGCAAAGAACTGCTTGTGCTAGGGCTATAATAACAAATCCATCGCTAATATTAGCAGATGAACCAACAGGAGCACTTGATTCAAAATCATCTACAGATCTTTTAAATGCTATGACTAGGTTAAATGAGGAACAAGATGCAACTATAATGATGGTTACACATGATGCATTTGCAGCTAGTTATTGCAAAAGAGTTCTATTTATAAAAGATGGAATAATATTTAAAGAAATTATGAGAAAAGGATCTAGAAAAGAATTTTTAAACAAAATACTAGATGCTTTATCTTTGATAGGTGGTGGAGATAATGGTCTTATTTAA